From bacterium BMS3Abin02, the proteins below share one genomic window:
- a CDS encoding transglycosylase SLT domain protein, translating into MRVPRLVAVVLWLTVATLAVAGFAAFSPQQAPKLITTTTTTLAVRGAATGQVLARALAAGMRSTSTEEIPSQDSRENDLLNSLRAQRYVTPPPPLPTTTTPATATPPQARAPSAKTKEYMSSEEVRSIIALFFKPQDVDTALAIAKCESTLDPNAVNDSTKASGLFQQLPRYWAERAVAAGWGRADIFDPYANTAVAAWLKYYAGGWSHWTCYKGDK; encoded by the coding sequence ATGCGTGTGCCGCGTCTCGTGGCAGTCGTGTTGTGGTTGACGGTGGCAACGCTGGCAGTGGCCGGCTTCGCCGCTTTCTCTCCACAGCAGGCGCCCAAGCTAATCACCACAACTACGACGACTCTGGCCGTCCGCGGAGCGGCGACAGGCCAGGTGCTGGCGCGCGCCCTGGCCGCCGGGATGCGATCGACATCCACAGAAGAGATCCCCTCCCAGGATTCGCGGGAGAACGATCTGCTGAACTCGCTCCGAGCCCAGCGGTACGTGACCCCTCCACCGCCGCTGCCGACCACCACGACTCCCGCCACGGCGACACCACCGCAGGCACGTGCCCCCTCCGCCAAGACCAAAGAATACATGTCGTCCGAGGAGGTTCGGAGCATCATCGCGCTGTTCTTCAAACCGCAAGACGTCGACACGGCCCTCGCCATCGCGAAGTGCGAATCGACGCTGGATCCAAATGCCGTGAACGATTCCACCAAGGCGTCCGGCTTGTTTCAGCAGCTTCCCCGGTACTGGGCCGAACGCGCCGTAGCGGCCGGCTGGGGCAGGGCCGACATCTTCGACCCGTACGCCAACACCGCCGTCGCCGCGTGGCTCAAGTACTACGCAGGGGGATGGTCCCACTGGACGTGCTACAAAGGCGACAAGTAG